GACGGCAGGTGAAGCTTGGAACTTCTTCGCCCACGAGTTGCTGATGAGTCAAAGCGAACATGGAAGAGCAGATGAGGTGCTCCATTCTTTTGGATTGGTGAGAACCGGGGAACTCTCACTTCAAGTGCTAGGGCGGGTTGAAGGTGCATTGACTAGTTATTAGATCGATACAAGCAAAAGACGCGATTTTCCTTTGATAACAGCCATTCCTAAGTGGCCAGCGCCTTCTCTTAGGTGGAAAAAAGTTGCCAAGTTGACACAGCGTAATGCGTGTGTTTTGAATGCGCGTGCGCTATGTCCAACCTCGCATCTTCAATCGCTCTAAGGGCGAATAGGAGAAGTCATTTTCAAGAGCTTCGTCAATGCCGCCTTAAGTGTCGGAGTCATCGTGGGAACTTCCCCGTGCGTTAAGGAGCGCACAACGTCCAGGAATGCCCATTCGTTCGTGGTCAGCACATCGCGGAAAATCGCACGAACGGTTCGTTCATGCTCGGGCCAATAGTCAGCCAGAGCGGTTCTGAAAAGCAAGCCAGGGTCGATCCGGAGAGTCTCCGCGAGTGCAGGAACCCTGTCCAAGGGAAGCCGCGCCTTACCGTGTTTGATCATTGACAGCATGTTCGGACGGTCGAATCCGGCTTTTCTTGCTATTTCGCTCTGCGTGATCTCACTCGCAAGAGATTCGATCGCACGCTTGATTAGCTTCGATGTCGCAGTTGTCACTAGTCACCTCTAGATGAAATGTCTCAAGTGACAATTTTATAGCTGTCAAAGTATGGGACAGATTTGGGAGATGTATGGATTTAAAGTTCGCTATTCGATCGAAGCCGGTACTGGTCTACTTCCCATAGGCGCCGTTTGAGCAGCCAGCAATTTAGGCCGTCCTGCGTGTTAGCCTAGTTTCGACGCCTAGAATGGTCACGACTTATCGCTTTGAAACTTTGCGTTTGCGGCAATATCTAACGGGTCTCGGAGACGACTTATGTGGCGGGTGCCTGCCGAATATGGATACCCACAGTCTGAAACCCTCGAGCAAGAGCTGCTTCCTCGTTATGCCCCGGTACGCCGCAGCTAAATCAATCGCACGCTTCTCGGCAGGCAAGATTTTCATATTGCAATCTTTTCTTGGTTTGCCGGCGTCATAGACGACGGTACGTCGGAGACGGCCTTTCATCTGCGGTGTTCTCCTTCTTTGATTATCAGTCGACTTCATCTCGGGCCTCACGATGTTCGTAATGGCTGAGACTCGTCATAATACTGCAACTCGAAGTTGCGCGCAAGTTATTGATATAAAGCCGAAATAGCTAAATAGCGATTTCGCTAAATCGCCATAGGATTGTCATAGCCGCCTGATGATGAATTCGTACCGGTGATACTATATTCTGTTGTTCTCCAGAACCGCATATGCCGTGGTAACCGCGATTAGACACGGCTCAGTATCTCGGGACCCGCGGAATGTATGGATGGAAGTCCTAGAAAAAACCGTCGCAAGCGAACGGGATGGCTCGGGTGTCCATAACGCAGAAATGCCTGACCTTGACCAATATTGACGGCGTGCATTGCATCTTGCGGTCTCCAGCGGTTATCGGTCTGTGACCATCGATCGTAACTCAGACCCAGCGGTCGTTTCCAATACCCTAGTTCATGTGCTTGAGACAGCTTGCGAAGTCTGATCCAATGCTAGGCGTTTCCCGGTTCGACCACGCGATGATCAATTGACTCGACCAATGCTTCATTCTCGGCGCGAACAGCGCTGGTGCCGATGCAGCACCGCGGGGAGCTGAAGATACACTGGCCGCCTGGCACGCTGATGCTAAGGTGGCGAGCGTTGTTACCTCTCGTGAGGGGAGGTCTGGCCTTCCCGGAGAGACCATCGGAAATAGACCGTCCGTTCGCTCAACTTCACAATGAGAAGCCGTCGAAGTGCACGTTCTCAATGGCTTCCTTCATTGCCTCTGTAGCCGAATCGTGGATGTAAATTGCTCCGAACGATGGGTCGTGAATTCCAGAGCCGGAAGGTTCGAGTATTGTCGATAGCGACTCTTTTCTTGCTAGTGAGAAGAAACCAACGCGAAATATACTGAGGGTAGGGTTGTTTCTCGATTTTCCCCGGCGCTGGCAGGATCACGCTGGACGTCCTAGGCGATCGAGAAAGCCAAGCAGCATATCAATCGAGAAGTTGCTGATATTGCCATTCATCAAGTCGGAGATGCGGGGCTGATCGGTCTTGAGGTGCTTGGCAGCCTCGGCCTGGGTCCAGCCCTTCTCCTTGAGCTTTTTCTGCACCATTATTAGGACCTTCGACTTGCACTCCATCGCCGCGGCGGCGATTGGGTCCTTCTCAATCGCATACCAGACACTCCCACGAGTGATATGTGCCATGGCTTAAGCCTTTCTCAATTTGGCTGCGTGAACTATTGTCCCTTGTAATGGGCCTTGCCAGCATTGATACTTTTTTGTGGCGCCGTTTGGGCATGGGTCATCATTGCACCGACCAAAAGTGGCGATGACATCCAAGAAATCGCCCCGGCGAGTTTCCGCTTCTCTCCAGTTCCCAGACGAGATCATCCGTCCACTCATCCTGCCACTGAAGATAGGACGGGGACTAGCCTTTGGACTTGGGCTTTGGAGTGCCACCAGGACCTGACGGATTAGTGCGACCAGCACTTGAGTGATTCTTCTCTGAGTCGCTATTCTGAACTTTGGCACCGAAATAGAAACCAATGATGGTTGAAAGTGCGTAAGTTAGAATCCGTAGTTGGCCGCTTATGGCGGGGCATCGGTGATTGGCGGACACAGCGTCCTCAAAAAGCTGTCATCGCCTATGTTTGAGGGACAAAACCCGGAACAGGAGCGCCTAGCGAGAGGTCGGATACGCGTCTCAGGCATGATGCACTTGTGGCCTTCACCTGGCTGGCAAATCCCCTGACGAGGAACGACACGGAATCGACCTGCGCAGCCGCATCTGCCGTATCATTCATCAATAGCCCGAATACAAAGCTTAAGCCATTTGGGGCGCTAGCCACCCCGTGCCAGTCGATTGATGTTTCATCTCGCCGTAGCCGAGCGCTCGCCGCAGTACGTGGGACACCGGGAGTGGTATCTAAAAATGGCTGCCAGTTGGTGCCGTCATAGTACTCCAAATGCACTCCGTTAGGCTGACTCGAGCTGGACATCGGAACTAGCCAGCGTTCGATGCTCCCAGCCTTTGTTGGAGAGATTTCTATTTCGATCGTAGGTTCTACGAATTTTAACCCAGTACTGGCACCCAACCGCTCGACCGGGAGGAGATCGACCTGAAGTTCATGCGATGCACTCGGATAAACGACTTGGTCAGACTGAACGACAACCAGTCTGCCAATCGTCAACAACCCTTCCATGCAACCAGCTTCCTCGATCAAAATCGTGACCATGGCAACCCTCGAATGCTGGAAAAGAACGAGCAATACGCCTGCGGAAACAACTTGGCCAGCAGCTTCGTCATTGGCCCGATCGTCCCAGGGAGCATAGCAACCCGCTAATCAGTGGCTATTCCAGCGGGATTCACTTGGTCAGGACTACAAGCGGCTTGCTTTTTATCGACGATATACGTAGCGAGCTCCGAACCATTGGCACTGCCGACGTTCTTCGCCCCGTGCTTCACTCCCGCCGGAATGAACAAGACGTCGCCGGCCTTGAGGATCGTCGCACCTTTGCCCTCGACATGATACTCCCATTCCCCTTCGAGTGCATAGATGATCTCTTCCCGGGATGTGAGTGCAGTGGGAACGTCACTGCTGGGTCAAGATCGACGCGCACTTGGATCATCTCGCGTCCGGGAACGCTGAGATCGTGTCGTTGGGGGCCAGTGCGGTTGACTCCCTCATCCTGCGCTGATGCCGAGTGCATTGCCCAGCCGCTCGCGACGACGAGCACGGCTATCGGGATGTTTCCGGTTGCATTTATACCTATCGCTTTCATGTGAATCTCCTTACTCGAGTTGACTCAGATCACTCCGCTGACGGTTCGCCTTGCTCACACTTCGGACGCCGAGTGCGGTGATAAGCTCATCGGTTGTAGTGATAGCGGGGGCGTAAGTAGGTCCGTTGATCGCGTGCGCAGCGCGCATCGCTTCAGCATTGAAGTCGGCTATGGCATCTTTGACCAAGGTGACATCGTAGCCGAGCTCCATCGCGAAGCGTCCGGTCGCATCTATGCAAGTATGGGCGATCATGCCGATAACAATCATGCGCCGGATGCCGAACTGCGTCGGCCGCCGCTCGTGGTTCACATCGTCGATGACGAACTTTACATGACCAGGCTTTGCGAAGCGCTTTGGCCTCGCGCGCGCATCACGCGGGCTGCGCCGCGCCGCTAGCACCCCTCGGGCCTCGGCTCAATGGCAGGGCTATGTCCGAATTTCAAGTCTGCTCGATCTCACTGGGCTCTATATAGCCGCGGTCTATGCACCATTCCGTAATGGCATCGCGAAGTGCCTGAGAACTAGTGCGCCAGGAGGAGGGACCTCAGCGGCGTAGCGTTTAAGTGCTCTAAAAAGTGGGGGCGAAAGCGGAGTCATCACAAGCTCTAGTTCCATCATGCTCCAATTCCCTTTGCCTGTGTTTGGTGAGTATCACCCGGTTTGAAGTCGTTCGACGACATCAGTTCCCAATGGGACAATCAATTTCGAGCCAGCGTTTGGTCCAACTAGGTCGGTAATGACAGAAAATGAGGTGGATCATTCCATCCCCGGCCGCTGGGCTCTCTAGTGGGTCGTCCTCTCGCCTTTCTTGGTGACCTTGGTCAGGCCCAATATGAGCTGATCGCTTGCCTCAGGGTCCAAAAGGAAGGAACGGAAAGTCTGGCCACTCCCGACTGCGAAGCAGATGAAGAGGCGCGTAGGATCTTCTCCGGTCTCCCGTCCGACCAACGCCGTAGAGACGTTCTCGAGCTGGCCTACAAACTTCAGCTGAGCACCTGAAGGCACTGCATCGGGCATCCGGATCCATTGGAGGTCACCCACCAGCCGAGCCACCTCTCTTGGCATATTGATTGTGATTAGCCCGTCTGTGGTGGTGGCTTTGATCACAATCAAGGTGCCATTTTCGGTGAGCTCTAGGCTCACGGCACCGGTTATGAAAGAATCCATTGGATTACCCTCTGCTTGGTGGAGTTTGGTAAGCCAGAAATCAATGAAAACGGGCCAAATTTGTTCCAAAGGTAAGTACCAGGGCCTCAGGCCGCAACCTTCGGGATCTGCTCCCAAGTTCCATTTCGTGCTAACCTGCAAGGGTTATGGACAAGGACGCCTTTTTACGCTGTCTCGAAGAGGCCAGACATCGAGCTGACCACGAAGAGATGTTGATCGAGGCTCAAAAGCGGATTGTTGCCACGCTCACAGCCGCGAGAACCGATACTAAAGAAGCTCTGATCGTCCTCGATGCTTACGAGCGATCCCATGACCTCCACCTGGCAGAGATTGAAAAACTGCTGGATGTGCTCGACAAGCTTCCACCCAGCGAAGGCAAGGTCTAACCGCCAGAACTCCTCAACTGTAGAAAATGGCGCCGATAACGATGAGTAGGCACACGCTGAACATGAAGATGTCCTTTATCTTCAGGTTCGCGAGCCAGCCCTGGCCGTCCTCGGACTCGCCAAGCTAGCCTAAGCCCGTCCAGAGGCGCGCAGGGGGGAGGAAGGAAGCGACAGTGAAGCCACGTGAGCTGCCGCGGGATGCGACCTTTTGCTGCTTCTCACCAGGGGACGAGCGCGGCGCGACCCCGCGTGCCCCTATCAGTCCGTCCCGAAGTGGGTGGGGCACGGCCACTTTCTCTTGAGCGCCCTCAAAGCAACGGAAGCAGCTGAGCTTGCGCGAGCTTGTGGTTGTACCTCCAACTCCTTCAAGACAACTTTTCGGAGCTTCTCCACCTTTGCTTTTGGAGGGAGGCAGATCGCCAATTTTTGTGTGGCAATGAGCGCTGCCTCATTTGCTGTATCAACAACTGCGGCAAGATAGGACGCACAGCGAGGGCCTGACCGACTGCACTCGGTATAAAGCTTGTTGCTGTTCCACATGCTTTTTGCTGCAGCGGGTGGTGCCAGCGTCAGACACACGAGCACCCCAAAAGCGGCGACTGTCCTAACCCACGACATTGAGATGTCCCCGTGCGACAGAGTTCCACCGAAGGAGCATCGACGCAAACGCGTCTACTTGGGGTGTAACCCTCAGTGAGCGTTCACTGACCCGTCCCGTCACGCGGCGGCCCCGCGTCGAACCTATCTACGTAGGATAGCTCTCCGAGCGAGAGTACCATCATTCCTATGCCGGCGAGTGGGGGATACATCAAATTCAGAAGTTGACTGATCAGCCACAAAGTCACGAGCAGCCAAATGGCCAAGAGAAACAGAAAGAGCACTCTTTGCCAGTCGAAAGCATCCGGCGTGTCCTCCGCGTCATGCTGAGAGTTCGAATGCATTGCCTACCTTGGCCCTATTCCGATCGAGTTCAGCTCAGAACGCTCGGCGTACAGGCATCGCGAACTGAGCGAGGAGTTTGTTGTAAGCAGCCACCGGAATCGGCAGATGGAGCTCTAATCCATCCTCTAAGACAAAACGGATTTGCGTTGGTCGTCCGCCTGCTGGAAGGGCTAAGCCTAGATAGCCTACAACAGCAGGTATCACGAGCGGACCATCGCCAGATAGTTGAACGCGCATTGCCATCGCTGTCTCCCAACTGGTGGCGACATTCGACCAGCAAACCACCTATGCGGCAATATATCTTTCGATATCGAGCATTGAGCTAGCGCCGGCTTTAGTCCGCCAAATCAACAGTAGATCTCTACCGCTTCCCGCGCACATCGGTCGCGGGCACCCTCTGTATGAGTGGTGCCTGAAGAAGGGCCGGACAGTAGCTGCCACGGTTTGCCATCACAACGATCCATCACTGAAGCATAAGCAAGAGACTTTCTTCGCTGGTCCATGCACCAGCCTGTGCAAGTGCTGCCACGACGGCCAGGCTCAACAGATCGAGGTACGAGGCTATTTGACTGAGGTACGCACTGATGGATGGCCCAGCGGACGGCGCGACACCCGGCGAACGCTGAATGGCCCGGGGGGCCGTCAAAAGTCTGGAAGGCCTTTTAAGCGGACCCGCGCCCCCCTTGCATTCGGAGAATTTTTTTCACGCGTGATTAAATCGCAGAACTGGCCGGAATATCAGGTCGAGCTCCGCGCGCTCTTCGCGCTGAAATCCTGAGAAAACGCTCGTACCCCATTCCGCAGAGCAGGTCGGCGGCTGCTCGGCGTCGAAAGTACAGTGAACAGGAGGAAAGTTTACATGACGACTGACTGACGGTCCGCCAATTTGCCCGAGGCTTATGTCAAGGTCCGAAATGCGTGGCAATGAGTGCGAACCAGAACATTCAGGGAGCCAACGCCACTGAAGTGCGCCGAAGCGGGAACTTTCGTCGGACAAATATTGCGGCGCAGCTTCGGCGTGTCTATTTATGCGTATGATGATCTCCGATCGCGAGTTCCTATGGTGAGGCGTAGCGGTAGTGCCGATTTACCGCTCCATGGCGGGCACGTGCCGTCATGGCTGGCTGATCGCATGGCGGTCTTGGGCAGCGTAATTTGCCAGGCGATTGTCCACCATTATGGCCGCGACGAGTTTCTCAGGCGGCTTTCGCACCCATTCTGGTTTCAATCCTTCGGCGCCCTCATGGGGATGGACTGGCATTCCTCGGGCATCACGACCAGTGTTATCGGCGCTCTAAAGCGCGGCCTTGCCCCGCTCGGACGGGAACTCGGCATTCACGTCTGCGGTGGCCGCGGTCGGCATTCCCGAAAGACGCCGGAGGAACTGACGATGCTGGGCGACCAACTAGGTCTCGACGCCGCGGCGCTCACGCGTGCAAGCCGGCTCGTGGCGAAAGTGGACAGCGCGGCCGTCCAGGACGGCTTCGATCTTTACCTGCACGGCTTCTTTGTGACGGATGAGGGGCTGTGGACCGTCGTTCAACAAGGAATGAACGGCGACAAGCGCCAAGCCCGCCGCTATCATTGGCACTCGCAGGGTCTGGTGAGCTTCGTCGATCAACCACACACCGCGATCGATGGTCCCGCGCAGGGTGAGATCATCAACCTTACCGACCAGCGCGCCGAACGGTCGCGTAGCGCCCAGGTCGATCTTCTTGCCGTTTGGGGACCGGACCGCATCATCGATGAATGGCGCACCTTGAACCATGCGGCAGAGGACGAGCAGCCGATATTGCCGCATCTCGTCATGCCGGCCCATCATGATGTTCGCTCCAGCATGATTTGCGGAAACTTAAACTCCCCGCACTGCCAAGTCACGATGGTTGAGACCACCCAAACCGCCTGTGCGCAGTGGCTGCTTGTTCTGGAGGAGAAAGACCGAGCAGCTAGTGACATCAGGGTATACTGCTTTCCATTGCTCCCAGACAAACACTAGTCATTTCGTGATCTTCCTCGCCGCGAACGCGAACACTCGATTCTCTCGGCTAATCCTGCTTACTCGTCCCCCCTGGCCACGATCTTGATCATGTCGGCTGGCGAGGCCTAACTGAAGCTAGAAAGGCCTCCCCTAAGGGAGGCCTTGGTAGTACGGCGCTTAGTTGCCGCCGCCGCTGCCCGAATCCTGGCCGCCACCGCTGCCCTCGCCGGGTGTTGGAGTTGGCGTTCCACCGCCGCCCTCACCGCCACCCCCGATGCCGCTGTCACCGCCAGAGCCACGGCCGTCGGGCGCGCCGCCGTTGCTGCCACGGCCATCAGGGGCTCCGCCACTGTTGATGCCGCTGTCACCGCCAGGTCCACGGCCATCGGCGAGAGCGGGCTGAATCGCTGCGAACAATGCCAATACCGCTGCACCGGCGAGAATAGTCTTCTTCATAGCTTCTCCTCTGTCAGATGATTTTCTGACTCAGTGAGCCGTCCCACAACCGCAAGTGTGCGAAACAATGCAGCGAAAATACGACAGGTTGTATCATTCGTTG
This genomic stretch from Nordella sp. HKS 07 harbors:
- a CDS encoding helix-turn-helix domain-containing protein, with product MAHITRGSVWYAIEKDPIAAAAMECKSKVLIMVQKKLKEKGWTQAEAAKHLKTDQPRISDLMNGNISNFSIDMLLGFLDRLGRPA
- a CDS encoding DUF763 domain-containing protein; translation: MVRRSGSADLPLHGGHVPSWLADRMAVLGSVICQAIVHHYGRDEFLRRLSHPFWFQSFGALMGMDWHSSGITTSVIGALKRGLAPLGRELGIHVCGGRGRHSRKTPEELTMLGDQLGLDAAALTRASRLVAKVDSAAVQDGFDLYLHGFFVTDEGLWTVVQQGMNGDKRQARRYHWHSQGLVSFVDQPHTAIDGPAQGEIINLTDQRAERSRSAQVDLLAVWGPDRIIDEWRTLNHAAEDEQPILPHLVMPAHHDVRSSMICGNLNSPHCQVTMVETTQTACAQWLLVLEEKDRAASDIRVYCFPLLPDKH
- a CDS encoding isochorismatase family protein, with protein sequence MLAARRSPRDARARPKRFAKPGHVKFVIDDVNHERRPTQFGIRRMIVIGMIAHTCIDATGRFAMELGYDVTLVKDAIADFNAEAMRAAHAINGPTYAPAITTTDELITALGVRSVSKANRQRSDLSQLE
- a CDS encoding Rap1a/Tai family immunity protein — encoded protein: MSWVRTVAAFGVLVCLTLAPPAAAKSMWNSNKLYTECSRSGPRCASYLAAVVDTANEAALIATQKLAICLPPKAKVEKLRKVVLKELEVQPQARASSAASVALRALKRKWPCPTHFGTD